The genomic window TGAGTGCAATAAAAGACAAGAATGAGAATGTTTGCCTTCAAAGGGCAAATTAATAAACTTAAATCCTTACAAAATCTCTTCTACCAAATTGTGCTTTTTCAGAAGCTTTATAGGCATCAATCGTCTTCATCACCCCTCCTCTTTGGGTTCTGGTATTTTTCCTCTATTATATTTGCCATAATTAAGGCAGTCTCAACTAGCTTCTTGATGTTAGGAACTTGATAATTCTGGGCCACATAAACCCCCAAAGGCTGTCAGCATTTGTTTAAGATCAAATGAAAAGTGTTCTTAGAGATTTTGTGTGGTGGAcgatcataaaataaaaatgaacagaaagaaaCAAAATGAATGTATATTCTGAGATCAATCTTCCACAAGTAAATCACATAGAATTTatataaatgaaaataaaagagaatCAGCTAAGTAAAACTATTGCTCGAACTGGAATGAACATTCAGGTTACATTACCGCATCACTAATTCACTACCACCTAATCCCACTGTCAAATCCGCTGCAACGCAGGGACTGAAGAACCTGCTCTACTTATGGGTTGCAAGCCCTATCAAATTGCAATCCACcttcttccttgcttcccttTCCATACTCAATTTTCACTCCTTTTTTGGGCATATTTTACCTTATCATATAAATATCACCCCAATTTACTGATTGGGGTTTAAATATGAGGGAAAAACAATTAAGAAGTTAAAAATCAACTTAAGAATAAGACgtgattttaatttctttttggcATAATTTGGTGAGTTAAGAAAAACAGGAATTTGACCTCTGATTCCTTCATCAGTAAGTACTTACGACAGGTAAGGGGTGTCCCTGGTTTCAATTTGAATTGGTTTGGAGCTGAAATGTGATCTGATCTAAATACTATAGTTTGTTGTGGTTCAGTTTGAAGTTGACTAAACTGAATGTTTCCAAAGGGTTAAACAGAATCAGTAAAGATTCTGAAAAATATTCGTTGATTCAACAATCGGTATTCCACAAAAACATATGAAATGGAGTCACCGGCATTGAAGTAGATTTGGAGCTACGATTCATCAACAAAATTCATATTCAAAGTTAACAAGCTCCTTAATGGATCACACGCAGACACTAAGGCAAATCAACTGATTAAGTTTCTCActatgaccaaaaaaaaaaaaagagaagtgaTAAATGAATTAAGAAAAATACTTGTTGAACCTaacttaccaaaaaaaaaaaattaagggatgaaaataaaataagttatTAAGAATAAGATAAATGAGGcttgcaaaaataaaaaaaaaataaaagcaagtgtAACTATAATGTCGGGGAAAACATACAGCCGTCATAAGTGTCTTAAATAACCAAATCAGGTGGAGAGATGAATCCCGATGCATgtttctccttctctttctctacTTGTGGATCTCTTTTTGGCTCTGCATTCTTATGGTTGTCAACTTGTCATTCCCATGCACGTAGACTCATCCGCTTGTTCAAACATCGCCATTAATTATATGTATTAGGTTCATCTTCAAATCATAGATATGttcaataattaatataatttagttGCTGATCCCGTCTTTCATCCTTGGGCATTTGGTATTAAGAATACCAGAGACACATGCATATGCAATCGTTATTTTCTCTACGGCAATATCTGTCTGTCTGCTTTGCAATTGTACGTAGGAGCATTAAACTGCTTGTAATCTTCAAAACGTTTGATTGATTGTATGTCAGCTAGCAGTTAGGCAATAATTAATAATGCAATGTCATCCATGTGCATTAATAATTCCTATTTGATTTGGCGTATGAGCTTGATGCAGCATATATAGGAATAGATGAGGAAACTAAGATTTAATCTGAAGGGACTGGGGCCGCTTCCTCCGACTGGTGGGAGTGGCGGAATAAGGAGAAACGACAATGCATCAACATCTTTTAGGGTAGGAATGAGAAGGGGGTCGAATGGGCTAAGAGTACTTGGGAGATCCCTGAAAAGTGGAGTGACGTGGGCATCAGTGTTCCCAGAAGATCTTAAAGTGTCTGAGAGAAAAATATTTGACCCTCAAGACAAGACCCTTCTGCAGTGGaataaattctttcaagtttTGTGTATCATATCTGTATCTTTTGATCCCCTTTTCTTTTATCTCCCATATTTCAATCACAAATCATTCTGTCTTGCCATAGACAGCAGCCTGGCAAGCTATGCAGTTACACTCAGAACAATCTTCGATGCTATCTACATCCTTCGCATAAGTTTCCAGTTTCGCACTGCTTTCATTGCGCCTTCTTCTCGTGTCTTTGGACGAGGTGAACTCGTCATAGATCCTGCAGAGATTGCTAAGAGATATTTGCAACGTTACTTCATTGTTGACTTCCTCTCTGTGTTGCCTTTGCCACAggttattagcttttgtttcgtTTCCTTTCAATtaggaaattaattaaatattgttGAGTCGATCATTATTTGTCATGCATGTAGATTGTCGTGTGGAGATATCTTCATGATCCAGCGCGCACAAAGGTATTAGCCACAAAAACGCAACTGTTGAACATTGTCATCCTCCAATATTTTCCAAGATTTCTACGCTTTCTACCTTTGGCCTCAGAGATTAGCAAGACAGCAGGTGTTTTTTCGGAGAATACTTTGGTCGGCGCCGCATATTACTTGACCTGGTACATGCTTGGCAGCCACGTAAGTGCATCTTAATTAATTGCAACCAAAGGTCATGCAAACTTTACTAGCTACTATGCCCACTATTACTATACATCATCAACCTTCTTGTGATTCTAATGTGCAATGCTCATGTCACAGATAACTGGGTCTGTATGGTACTTATTAGCTGTAGAACGTAATGACACGTGCTGGAGGAATGCTTGCATGGAGGAAGAGCGATGTTTCACGCATTTCTTGTACTGTGGGGGTTCAAATAAGCGTGCTACTGGCTATGAAGAATGGAGAAGGATTAGCCCAACGATTCTTAAGAATAAGTGTTCCGCTGATGATGACGACGCCCCATTTGACTATGGAATTTTCAATCAAGCCATAACATCTAATATTGTTGCATCGATCAATTTCTTTCCTAAACTATGTTACTGTTTATGGTGGGGTGTCCAAAACATAAGGTATTTTCTTAATCAAGCTAGCGTTAGTGTATTGATGATTGGGACTTGTTAAGTAGTGTGTTTGAAGGTGTCTATCTGTTAACAGGTTTTACTAAGCTAAGAAGCTTCATTCTATTTTGCTTTACGCAGCACACTTGGTCAAGGGCTTCAAGCTAGCACCTACGTTGGAGAAATTCTGTTTTGCATTTTATTAGCTGTTTTGGGGCTTGTCCTTTTTGCTGTTTTGATTGGAAAGATGCAGGTAAATGCATACCAATAAGTGTTGATATATTAATTAAGGATGAAAAGGTttctataataataatttattttggtGT from Arachis ipaensis cultivar K30076 chromosome B09, Araip1.1, whole genome shotgun sequence includes these protein-coding regions:
- the LOC107614622 gene encoding putative cyclic nucleotide-gated ion channel 8 is translated as MRKLRFNLKGLGPLPPTGGSGGIRRNDNASTSFRVGMRRGSNGLRVLGRSLKSGVTWASVFPEDLKVSERKIFDPQDKTLLQWNKFFQVLCIISVSFDPLFFYLPYFNHKSFCLAIDSSLASYAVTLRTIFDAIYILRISFQFRTAFIAPSSRVFGRGELVIDPAEIAKRYLQRYFIVDFLSVLPLPQIVVWRYLHDPARTKVLATKTQLLNIVILQYFPRFLRFLPLASEISKTAGVFSENTLVGAAYYLTWYMLGSHITGSVWYLLAVERNDTCWRNACMEEERCFTHFLYCGGSNKRATGYEEWRRISPTILKNKCSADDDDAPFDYGIFNQAITSNIVASINFFPKLCYCLWWGVQNISTLGQGLQASTYVGEILFCILLAVLGLVLFAVLIGKMQNFLQSMSVRLEEMRIRRRDSEQWMHHRLLPAELREKVRRYDKCKWFNTRGVDEESLVQKLPKDLRRDIKRYLCLNLVRRVPLFANMDERLLDAICERLKPCLHTKGTCIIREGDPVNEMLFIVRGQLESVTTDGGRSGFFNRGFLKDGDFCGEELLTWALDPKSSSNLPSSTRTVKAMNEMEAFALEAEELKFVASQFRRLHSRQVQHTFRFYSQQWRTWAAIFIQAAWRRHQRRKIASMHHIKPDDDDDDDQPHHDDDDDDDDTKALIPSSSSSSSIANTTTTAAATSTMLIGLDSAMYASRFATNLRGQRPRSSSSEGIGLPPQKPREPDFSHLDDDDDPR